GttgagagaagcacagaatattcCTGAGAGGATATTACTCAGTTCTTTCCAGGCTTTGTCAATGCTATGTGAAAACAGATACTAGAGATTAGTCAGCAGCTTAAATCCTCAGATCAACAAGCATTAAGTCAGTAACATTCAATAAACACACAGAGGTGCCCACATTGGCTTTCAGAAGCTGCAAGAAGcgtgcaggcagaggctgctgctcatGCACTCCAGCTCTCTTGGTATTTTACTCTAATGCTTGAGATCTGGGGATGGCAGTTTCACACAGCCAGGGACCTGGCAGCAGTTGttgaagagaggggaggagagcatGTGGACGGTGATGTGTGGTATAGGGGAAGGGGCTCCTGTGAGACCTAAAGCAGCACCCTGGTGCAGCTCTGAAGGCTGAGCTAACCAGCAGACCTGGGATAGGCCCTTTGTAGGGAGGACAGCTCTGTGAgtccagagctgctgtagctcaAACAGTGGCTGTGTACTAAGGGAAGTGGTGACAAGTACTGGATGGGAGTCAAAGGAAGTGAGTCACAGCTAAGAGGTCAAGATGcaacccctgcagtgagcagcttgTCATCACAGAGCCCACAGGGGAATTACTTGTTCCTTTAGTGACCAAGGGTttgtcctcagcaccacatcggGCTCCACACACATTCtgcttttcctcagagctgctcctggaatTGCAGGCTCTTTATTCCAACAGACATTTTCCAACCCAGAAGATCCCTGCACACACCATGGCAGCCTCATGTGAGAGGGACAATAGCTCCTGGGAGCGGTGGTTGTGGAGGGGACCCAGAGGGACAGTCTTGCAGCTGTGGTACCTACTCGGTGACGGTGGGCTGGAACCagacccagagctcagcaccagcaggtgcttgaagaggaggctgccccCAGGTGCGGGTGCGCCAGAAACCCTGAGTGAGGGCGAGGTGGAGCTCCCGTACCCCCAGTGCTGCCACCAGCCGTCCCAGCGCCTTCGGGAACAGCCTGTAGTGAGAGACTGTGGGCAGCATTAGTCCTTGCCCTGCTCATCCCCCTGGCCTCTTCACAAAATGGTTCAAAGGGATGTTAAAGAAGGGACCTAAAGACCTAAAAATCACCTAAAGATGTGTTTggaacccccttgccatgggcagggacaccttccactagacctgctcgctcaaagccccatccagcctggctttggacaCTGAGGGGACATCccaaacctctctggacaacctggtcCTGTGAGACActaacctaaatctcccttctggcAGTTTTAAACTGtcattccttgtcctatctctacaCTCCATGGTTAAGTGCTGCTTCCCATCTGTTCGGTAtgtccctttaggtactggaaggctgctgtaagatcTTCCCAGGGCCTGGCCACACCAAACAGCCTCCCTTGGCGCTCCCCCGACGCCCCATGCTGATGTCACTGCAGCCCTTAGCCCCCGCAGCCCTCTCCTGCTCACCTCAGCACTCACCGAGCCCCGTCTCTGACATCACGCGCTAGCGCAGTGACGTCATCACTCTGACGCAATCCCTCACTGCCCCATGGCGCGAAATAGCCCCGCCCTCACCCCACCCCCAGCCAATGCCGAACCACTCTCGCCCTCAGCCCCGCCGTGGCCCCGCCCCCCACACCGCCCCCCAGCCAATGCCGGACCATCCTTGCCCTCAGCCCCGCCCTCCCAGCCCCGCCCCCCAGCCAATGCTGGACCATTCTTGCCCTCAGCCCCGCCCGCCCTACCCGCGCCCCGCTGCAGGTCCGCATCCCACCGCGTTCGGAACTGGAAGGTGGCAGCCACGTCGCCGGCGGGCAgcgggctcagcagcagctcctctcgcAGGGCGTCCGGCCGCGCCTGCCCCaaccctggccctgctgctgccagcagcagcaacagcacgaTCACCGCCGCCGCCATCCCCGCCCCGGCTTCGGCTTCCGCTTCCGCTTCCGGTCGCTCGGCCAATGGCAGCCGCTTCCGGAGCTGCGCGGCTCGTCCAGCGCCGCTGCTCGGCATCGCTGGTCCCGCACGGCGGCGGCCGGGCCTTGCGCAAGAGGTGGTGTTCACCTTCCTGGGAAGGCCAAGGAGCGCTTGCAAAGAGCAAGTCTGGAGCCTGGGCATCCGGCCTGGGGCGGGACGGGACGCGCTTTCCTGGCTGTGCGTTGACCGACAGGGGGACGTTGACCGGCAGGGCTTGCCCCGGCTCAGGAACGAGAGCGTTCAACTTGTAGATTGCTCCCCAAGGactccctcccccagcttttGAAAGTTGATGGAGTTCTGGTAGGTCTCGACTTTGGTGGTTCGCTGCAAGGCCCAGTTGCGCACAAGATTCTGTAAGGACCGCAAGTGTGcccctgtgaggccaggctggaaaagagttggggttgttcagcccggagaagagaaggctccggggaCACCTTGCGGCCTTTCAGTGTTTAAAGAGACCCTACAGAAGAGATGGGAACGGACTTTTGGCAGGGCCtcttgggacaggacaaggagcaatgctTTTAAAGAGGGGAGATACAGTCTAGATGGAAGGAAGAAATTATGTGCACTGAGtatggagagacactggcataggtggTCCAGAGAGGAGGTAGAAGCCTCATACCTGGAAAAGcttcaggtcaggttgtttgggactctgagcaacctgatgtggtGGAAGATGTCCCCTCTCGCTACAGTGAGGTTGGACTACATGGCCTTTAAACATCCGTTCCAATTCAAAACGTTCTATGGTTCTACGGCTGTGTGTGACTTCCTCTTCTCAGCTCTTCCCGCTGTTGTCTGCTTTCCTTCCTTGGCATCTGCTTTCCGGCGGGCAGTGTCTGTGTCTGAGCACACAGCCATCCGGAAGCATCCTCTCTCCCCACAGACTGCCAGCTTCGTTTTCACCCCAGGACGGAGTGAACTGCAACTGCAGCAAGGCAGCGCTGGGGGCGGCAGTCCGATGGTGCTCACAATGCATTCCGCTCTGGCCAGTCGTTAGTGGCTAACTGAGGTGCTTCAATCAGCTGATCTCATGAAGGGCTGGCTGACTTTTGGCAGGGGAGAGTACAGCAAGGTCTGAACACCcgcctgggaagcagctggcGTTCCCTGGCTCCTATTGCTTATCTCCCAGGCTCCTTTCCTCGTGGGGTAACCGCAGTTGTGCTGACTAAGGCTGAGCTGGGACAGTGCTTTCCTGGCCTGCAGCCACCGATAGCAGCAGTGGCCTCTGGTTGACTCCTTGTGACCCGTCTCGCAGGGAGTAAGTGCAAGTGCTTTGCAAGACTGCAAAGTGGCTTAATTTTTACAGCTCTTCCTAAGCTCTTCTGAAGCAGTCTCCAACCAGGACTGCTGCCAtcatgctgtgctgggggagcagcacctgctggtgctgcctgagctgataTTCTTTACTCAGCCCATTTGTGTGGGAAATCCCAAGTGTTATCACAGTGGGTAATTACAGGTCACCAACTGTGACTGTACTGCAGCCACTGACTCCCTCCCAGAAGCTGCACCCAAGTTACTCAGTACCGTGATCTGCTCCACAAACAGCTGCTTATCTCCACTGAGGTCCATTCTGTCTGCTGCCATCCTTGGTGCAGGAACTATCCCTGTGCTGGAACTGAGCTGTGCAACAAGAGGTTTCATCTGCTCCCACACAGCACTCTTAGTTTTACACCACTCTCTTTCCTTCAGTCCTTTCCCTgcaccccctcacccccccgTGCCCTTTTCTCCCAGTAACAAACACACCCACTGCTTCTTTAGATTGGAGTGTTATTTCTCTGTATGCCGTCGTTAAGTGCTTGTCTGGACAGGACCTTTGTCAGTAGGATAAGAGGAGCTGGGCTCCCAAGGGATGGCTTTTGAGGTATAGTGGAGCTGTGGAATGCTGAGCATTTGGGGAGTGAAGCAGGGAATGTTAGCAGCAAAGTCTGAAGAGTTAGTTTTGGTAGCCTACAAATacccctttccttctcttttggcTGCCAGGAGAATctgtggaggaagaggaggggaaaatcaTCTCTCCTATAGGGCAGCAGTCCAGGATGGGGCTTACTGAGTGCCAGCAGCTTTCTTTCCCCGGGGCTGGCAGGTCcgtgcagaggaggctgagagcagggcagagccagctgCTAGCTCCTTGCCACCTGGTCTTTGGGACTGTCCTCCTGCAGGTCCTCCTCATCCGATTGCACCACAGGGGTCTCAGCCCCTTCCTCACTGGTATCCAGGCTGTTCAGATCCGTGGAGACAGAGGATGTGGATGAGATGCGTGACTTGCTCTCAGCTGCACTGGGCACTTGCAGGGTGATTTCCTCTGGGCACTGGCTGGCATCTGCCCCTGGAGGAGAGAGTggtaagagaaagaaaggggttTCTGGAGGTTTATGGCTCTCTGAACTTCATGGATAGCCCCTCCAATAGACTGTgcttttctggctgctctccacctcACACCCCTGGCTCTGGGCAGTACTGTTCACTCCTTTTCCAgttttggcagcagagccttttCTGTCTCACATGAAACATGGCTTGGAACCGTGCTGTGGTACACCAttggctgcagcaagcagagagatGTTTGCCTTGGCCTCGGTGAACCACTGCAGAGTGTGTGCAGGGTGGAAGGTGCTGGCACCCTAGGCTTTCCCTGCAggaccccagcccagcagcctagAGTCTGGCTGGGAGGTGGAGGGCTCCTGCGTCCTTCCTGCTTGGCACagtgagctctgcagcacagcggGGACCTGGGAAATCATGACAAAGCActggctgctccaggggagctTCAGGACAAGAGAAATTGCCTCATGGATTCTGGCAAAAACCTGGAcccttctgcctctgcagcatgAAGTATTTACAGGGCCCTGTAACTCTGGGCTGTGGATATAGATGATGACATAGACCAGACCAGGGCAAGATCccttcagcctcccagacccCAGCACCAAGTGTGGGTGTGTGTAGATCTGTACACAGGGTGGCTGGGGTTGAGGCAAAACCACTGTGGGCACTGGAGGGAGGAATGTCTCCCAACCTGGCCCACAAAAGGCTTGAGACTGCACGTACCTGGCAAAGACCCAGCAATGCTGCTTTCTTCTGTCCCACACCCCAGAAACACATCCACTGTGTCCTGGTCTGACAAGTCCATCATGTCcatctgctccagcatgtccacgttcacctccatggaggaaatgctgcccaggggggctgtagAGACAGTGAAAAGGTGAGCCTTAGTGGAAGGCAAAGGGCACTGTGAGccctgtgcaggcaggatcttgAGGAGGGAGGCCAGCTTTGCTGGTAAGGCCCTCAGGAAATCCTGTTTCCTTAAAAGATCACTCTGGAAAGCACTGCTGTCTCTTTGCAGCCCATCTTCTTGCCCCAGACTGCTGTCTGTAGGAGCTTGTCTGCAGCCAGTGAGTCTATAGGACGCCAGCCCGGGTGCCCATGTGCAGTGACTTCAGTTAAGTGGTGTGAGTAATCCAGAGCACACCCACATGCAGCCTGTGTGGTCCTGTTTCAGTGCAGTGTCCCCATCTGCTTTTAGCCTGCAGATGTCCCAGCGATCCCAACGTCAGTGCCATCAtccctgaaacacctccagccccatGCTGGTACCCAGAGTACTTACGTCTTCGATGCTCTATCTGCAGGTGAGACATGGGGAAGAAGAAATCCACCTCATGCTGGAAAACCTCCTCAAAGAACTTCTGCCGGTCCCgtagcttcagctgctgctgttgcatctGCTCTGCATCCAGGTTCCGCTGTGCCTGCTCCATGTCTCCTGGGGAGAAAGGTGAGGAGGATTGGCCCAGGCAAGGCTgtcagagcccttctgcctgccCCAGTTCAGGCAGTACAGCCATGATGGAGAGTAGGTAattcccttctgctctgctctaccagCACGCCCTGGTTTAGTCAGGGTGAGTAGATGTTAACGTGCCAGGGTGACAGCGTCACCAGCACTTGCTGCGCTGGAGCCTCAGCTCCAGCTTCAGACAGGCGGGGCAGCCAGGGTTGACTGGAGAGCTCTTGTGCTGCGATCTCGGTTGCTGAAGTGAATTAccgaggggggaggaggggtgtTAGCAGATCAGCCACGGCTTGCACATGTCCAAGTGTCAGTTTCCTTGCTAAAAAACAGGGCTGTCTGTGAACGCCGACAAGCAGGGGAAGCTCCCAGGGACAAGCAGTGGTGTTAGTACTCCAGGCTTTCAGGGCTGAGGCATGAATAATAAAAGGCATTAGCAGCCCTGTCACCCTGGCACACGCCAGCCCTGCCACCACCGGCACTACAAATACGGACACTCCTCCGCTCGCGGCTCCCCTCCCCACTCCCATCCCCCCTGCACAGCCAGCTTGGCTTCTGCCTGCACAAACATTTTCATTCCTGCAATTCCTCCTGCAGTTCAGCACCCGTGCCTGTGTCCCCAGCTCACACAGGAGGCAGCGTTGGGAGCCCTCGGGATGTTGATGAAGGTGCTCGTTACTGTATCACTGGGCCTGGTACCTCGCTTTTGGGTTGGGTACCCACAACAGCAAGGACCCAAATGGCAcagaggggctgtggctggTGCTTCCGGCTGTTCCCAGGCTGGTGTTTGACCTCAGCCATTCCAAAtttcctctcagctgctcttggCCCAGCCAGCACAAGGAAAATGTGATTaccagagcaggcagtgcagtAACTAAGGAAACCAAACAAACATCTTCTACTCTGACGGAGCATGGCCCAAACCCTCCActcctccaggctggagaggagggaacAGAGGGAGCAGCATCCCCACCCTGTCTGGCAAGAGTCGGGGTGAGGGTGACAGCAAGGCTAGTTGTCACCATTATATAGCAGCATAGCAGGACCCAAACAGGAGAGACTTGGTGGCCCTGGTAGCATGTCCTGGTCATCAGTGTCACATCTTCCCAGGGGTCCTCTGCACCCCATTTCTGAAGCATCCTTCAAGTAAACCCCATGATCTGTAATTGCTTGCCCTTAGAAGCCAGTCTGTGCTTGTAGCACAGTGTGGGGATGCACTGTGACTCAAGGCCTGTCACCATGCACCTTTTGGAAGAGGCTCTGGTCCTCTTCTGACTGTTCATCACCTTCCTGTAGTGCCTGGGGCAGTGATGGTGGATGCCCAAAAGGGCCTTTGTTTTGTATGTCTGACCTGAGCGctgggatcctgctctggtgtgctgtgcagtgcccaGGCCAAGAGCTGTGGTGATGGacacgtggtgctgctgaagCTTTCCTGGCAAGGCTGACTGGCAGGTTAAGTGCTGCTAGATTAAGGTGAAAACCTGCTGCCTCCCCTGTGCCATCTGCAGAAGCAAATGGAGCCAAGGATAGGGAGGGGGTGAGTGGGGCATTGTTTATGGAGTtagctgccttcagcagctggagTCAGCCCTCTCCTGTCTGTCCCAGCCAGAgcgctgccttccagcccagctgtgcCAAATCCATGGCAAACTGCCACAGTTCACCAGCCTGAAGAGAGCTCAACAGGCTCAAGGCAGAGGCTTTACTGACTCCCAAAGCCAGGGTGACAGACCGGTTCTCCATGCATCATCCTGCCAAAAGGACCCTGATGTGGAGGTAAGAAGGAGCAGCTCTAAATCCTCCTGCAATGCAAATGCAAAATAAACCTAAATGCTGTCAAGTGGTGCCCCACGTGCCATAAGTGTGGCTGTTCTGTGCCATTGGCACTCTCTGCCCAGCGTGTGCCCACACGTGACCGATACTCGGGGTAAGTGTGCTTGGGAGAGTCCGGACGGGTGCTGGCGGCAGCATTCCTGCGGGTGCTGGGACTTCTCTTGCGGGAGAAATTAGCAGGACCTGTTTGTGAACTTGTTTTCGAGCTCCCTCTGGGGTGTTGGGCACGGGCACTGAGATCCCATTATGTAAGGAATGCCGGCAGCAGGAgatggcagctgggctgtgcttgGCCCTGCCTGACCCGTGACCGCGGTGAGAGTCGGGGACGGAGCCTGCCCCCCCTCAACTCCCGGGGCGCTTCCGGACCCAGAGGGGAGCGAACAGCCCTGCTAGtgtggctgctcctcagcaacCCTCGACGGGGAAATAAAAGAGGGCGGCATTCCCTGCCGCGGCCCTTCCCCATGTGATGGCCAGTCACACTTCCCGACTGTCACTCGCTGGGATTGTCTCATCCGGCTGGCATGTTCCCACCGCGGAACAAGTTGGTGCGCACAATGCGGCCCCTGTGCACCGTGGGGGATCTGTCGGTACCTGCTGGTGGCCTGGCTTTTATTACTATTGTCATGGTTATGACTACAGCCCGCTCAGCCAAGGGGCTGGAGGCTTATCAGCATTCAGAGCCAAGCTCTTCCCCGCTGGCTGAACCGCCTAGTGCGGCTGCGGCAGCATTGAGCACCCTGCTGCCTTCAGATCCTTCCGGCTCCCACGGCTGATTAGCCAGCACTGCTTGGAGAGCAGTGGGGGCCAAGCGTTGGTGCAAAGGCCAGgcgagcagggcaggcaggatctccccCAGGCAGTGCAGGTTTTGTCTTGCCTGGTCTCGGGCACCTGCCCACAGGGTGGGTTGTGGGAGTGGACTCTGGCTTCACTGGTCCCTCACATGGCATGGGCTCATGGCCACCACCATGGGGGGGAGAGGCACAGGAGGGCTGGATGTGCAGCAAGCAACTCTGAGCTCTCCCATTCACCCTCTCGCCAAAGTGCGCTGGGAGAAGAGCAAGTCCTGGCATACAGTTAGCAAGAAGTGAAGGCCAAACAGAGCTTCAGGATGCTGGCAGCACCCAACATCCAGGGCAGGAGCCTGTTCAGTTCTCCAGCTGCATTTCCATTGGGAGAGGACACGTTTTTCATTCCTGCATGGCCCGCAGGATCCCAGTACAACCTCCCTCTGTGCTGGTGAATAGGGAGGTTGTATCTGGGGGTGGGAGAAAGGTTGTTAGTGGAGGCACAAGGCCAGGAGTGTATGGGGGGGATGATATTTTCTTGAGGTCAGAGCTCTCTAATACCTTCCAGAGATTTCAAGGGATTTAAAGAAGGTCTTGAAATATAATCTGAGctgtggaaaaggagagggagtgATGTGGAGGTGAGACAGAATTGAAGTGAGGGGTCACTGCAAGCATGGGGCAGTTACTCGGTGAATGCAagagctggaacaggctggcacagccagagGTAGCCCTTCTCCAGAGGTGGATTCCCTGACTCTTTCCCCAGAGAGGCCCCCAGCACCTTACTGCTGCTGCCATTCTGTGTCTTGTGCTCCCAGTCCCTGCATGCAGGGCTGTGAGGGTATCAGGTGGGGTGAACATGCAGCTCCTGTGGTGCCACAGCATCTTGCAGGAGGCCTTGCAGAGTTTGCAGGCCCTTCCCTATTACCCTGCCCCATCCAGGGTAAATCCCAAGAGCTTTCATCTCCTTTAGCCCTAGGAGAAGATCCTAATATGGAGCAGGGACAAGCCGTGTGGAGATGGGCTGCCTGGACACACTGACTGCCTGAGTGTTCCCTGGCAGTCTCTTCTGGACCGGCATTCCTGACCTCGTGTTGCAGCGTAGCAGAAAATAACCACGGCCCCGGTGAGAGGAAATGCACCAGGCGAGTGTGAGGACGGCAGCGGTTTTGGCAGAGATGCTTCTGGGAAAagctggagggagggggagCTCCAGAGGGAGGGCATGGCACCTTGTAACCCCCCTGTCAGCGCCGCGGCTGCATCGCCTGCAccgctcagccagctccaaatcCCCTGCGTCTCAGCACTAAAAATATCCCCGCCGCCCGGAGCTCTCTCCCCGGCAGAGGCTGTCATGAGACCCTGCTATTTACGGGCCACACTGCCGTTCCTGCGGGAAGCAGCGTGAGGACAAAGGAGCTAGGAGGGCAGCACAGTGCCCCGGGCACGCTGTGGGAGACCCGAGCGTGGCTCCGTAGCAGGCTGTCCCATGCCAGACCCTTGTCACCTCGATGCCACTCAT
The window above is part of the Pogoniulus pusillus isolate bPogPus1 chromosome 29, bPogPus1.pri, whole genome shotgun sequence genome. Proteins encoded here:
- the DBNDD2 gene encoding dysbindin domain-containing protein 2, giving the protein MSGPGAQSRSRRPPGDMEQAQRNLDAEQMQQQQLKLRDRQKFFEEVFQHEVDFFFPMSHLQIEHRRPPLGSISSMEVNVDMLEQMDMMDLSDQDTVDVFLGCGTEESSIAGSLPGADASQCPEEITLQVPSAAESKSRISSTSSVSTDLNSLDTSEEGAETPVVQSDEEDLQEDSPKDQVARS